A window from Drosophila kikkawai strain 14028-0561.14 chromosome 2L, DkikHiC1v2, whole genome shotgun sequence encodes these proteins:
- the Pez gene encoding tyrosine-protein phosphatase non-receptor type 21, which translates to MPLKFLKKCRQYNVTSKSLFVISVHHLLDTSSTVDCTISSESKGQECLDNVCQRLLIQQPEFFGLRYLVKGKDKDKEDEFKWIDLERSLSRQLEKYAAGPKIYLRVRHYVTTGVRHLSDEATRFYYFLQLKSDIYEGRIACDIRTAILLALYCRQAEYDSYQGDKQSKDYLKKSLVLPRNMQGLANDDSMLEGLIVEVLQQQAGLAHLGQSQAEEMYIQCCQQLDGYGEERFAAKDTLGNDLQLGLAINGMVVNADNGRQYFPWKDFHTVTIDKRTIKIEQNRLDGDGSIVGSFIFGEADTARYFWKLCISQHKFFKRYIDTATPSSLGSGADVESGHLGADSVGYVDFDYAEAAEQLQQQQQHQQQQMLSSNISLAASHSHSQLLGQSSSCLDLSNNNLHSSSSNNNNEERERLKAMLPTYRPAPDYETAVQLKYRTPSAELHNVAVAMANPGTTYYAGSQPDVHNPGVYNENLLYGHLTAHRYPDVAQPAAALHHHINLYQTKQQVQPVSTAQAYLELSQRMHMMRHKAPPPYPVNRLSSSSTPDLAVATPRPLQGYRNYVSGSSPDLVSNRTLLNGGQYLALAAGGHAGNMPTSSGATMLHQYQYVGHMGHSQPYLPPHGTFENLNMIEEQPSIMSQLRQSAMSQAAAAAAAAVATQSSPTLPPSGYRSSVPPPASSPQPPVAPSQKANTPTPLQRSVVNGSIEPIYENLPQRASGGSSGAAHAEAMRQRASSIQSAPPGVVPVPAARHASTNNVVTVTVNAQPDDDITPNMVKYGAERSAIAELQFQEPQLPTRSIRAASAAPAIGVTPPPRQHRSTASLNKSTIDVISSAGDPLQQQFSAMNLSANTSASTSSVFNSTLDTTSSSAASKDAKRKKRWNFLARSKTPDKQKSATLGREKAATAGQHAKLAAKLKLAQDDLNLPHRWSTGVSKPQPISGRYSKDKLCQILNEKLQDSQLFMEFERIPKRREHALYECALLEENEPKNHDPNFLPYDDNRVRLVPSMENRHGYVNASYISATVGTKQRFYIVAQSPQESQTMNTFWQCVWEADVYLVVQLTEDMRYIPLSSQQRLEFGQFQVYQEFSQTTDRCTTSKLRLFHAPSRRYRSVWHLQYADWAEQNCPRDVNHFLDFLEELNSVRLASTHEVPPGHNTNPPVLIHCLEGGGRSGVTLTADLLLYTLDHNEDLDIPRVIGQLRHQRDSIIPSLAQYKFIYNLLITYLKRTRLI; encoded by the exons ATGCCATTAAAGTTCTTGAAAAAGTGTCGCCAGTACAATGTGACGTCCAAGAGTTTATTTGTTATATCAGTGCATCACCTGCTAG ACACCTCCAGTACGGTTGATTGCACGATCAGTTCGGAGAGCAAGGGGCAGGAGTGCCTGGACAATGTGTGCCAGCGACTGCTCATTCAGCAGCCGGAGTTCTTCGGACTGCGCTACCTGGTCAAGggcaaggacaaggacaaggaggaCGAGTTCAAATGGATCGATCTGGAGCGTTCGCTGAGCCGTCAGCTCGAGAAGTATGCGGCGGGGCCGAAGATCTACCTTCGGGTTCGCCACTACGTGACCACTGGCGTGCGCCACCTGAGCGATGAGGCCACGCGATTCTATTACTTCCTTCAGCTGAAGAGCGACATCTACGAGGGTCGCATCGCCTGCGATATCCGCACAGCCATCTTGCTGGCCCTCTACTGCCGTCAGGCGGAGTACGACAGCTATCAGGGCGACAAGCAGAGCAAGGATTACCTGAAAAAGTCGCTGGTGCTGCCGCGCAACATGCAGGGGCTGGCCAACGACGACAGCATGCTGGAAGGTCTTATTGTGGAggtgctgcagcagcaggcgggCCTGGCGCATCTCGGTCAGAGCCAGGCGGAGGAGATGTACATACAGTGCTGCCAGCAGCTGGACGGATACGGCGAGGAGCGCTTCGCCGCCAAAGACACTCTGGGCAACGATCTGCAGCTGGGCTTGGCCATTAACGGGATGGTGGTGAACGCGGACAACGGACGCCAATACTTTCCTTGGAAGGACTTTCACACGGTGACCATCGACAAGCGTACCATCAAGATCGAACAGAATCGGCTGGACGGCGACGGCAGCATAGTAGGCAGCTTCATCTTTGGCGAGGCGGACACTGCGCGCTACTTCTGGAAGCTCTGCATTAGTCAGCACAAGTTTTTCAAGCGCTACATTGACACCGCCACGCCCTCCAGCCTAGGTAGCGGGGCGGACGTTGAAAGCGGTCATTTGGGAGCCGATAGCGTCGGTTATGTGGACTTCGATTACGCCGAGGCCGCCGAGCAattgcaacagcaacagcagcatcagcagcagcaaatgctTTCCTCAAACATTTCCCTGGCCGCCAGCCATAGCCACAGCCAGCTCCTGGGACAGAGCAGCTCCTGCCTCGATctgagcaacaacaacctgcacagcagcagcagcaacaacaacaacgaggaGCGGGAGCGCCTGAAAGCGATGCTGCCCACATACCGGCCAGCGCCGGACTATGAAACGGCTGTGCAGCTCAAGTATCGCACTCCATCCGCGGAGCTGCACAATGTGGCGGTAGCAATGGCCAATCCCGGTACCACCTACTATGCCGGCTCCCAGCCAGATGTACATAATCCGGGCGTTTACAACGAGAACCTGCTCTATGGCCACCTAACGGCCCACCGGTACCCGGACGTGGCCCAGCCGGCAGCAGCCCTCCATCACCACATCAACCTGTACCAGACGAAGCAACAGGTGCAGCCGGTAAGCACGGCCCAGGCATATCTGGAGCTTTCTCAGCGCATGCACATGATGCGACACAAGGCGCCGCCGCCGTACCCGGTTAATCGGTTGAGCTCCTCGTCGACCCCCGACCTGGCCGTGGCGACGCCCCGTCCTTTGCAGGGCTACCGCAACTACGTGAGCGGCTCGTCGCCGGATCTAGTCTCCAACCGCACCCTTCTCAATGGCGGCCAGTATCTAGCTCTGGCCGCAGGCGGGCATGCCGGGAACATGCCCACCTCCTCCGGAGCCACCATGCTGCACCAGTACCAATACGTTGGTCACATGGGTCATTCGCAGCCCTATCTGCCGCCACACGGAACCTTCGAGAACCTCAACATGATTGAGGAGCAGCCGTCCATCATGTCCCAGCTGCGGCAGTCGGCGATGAGCCAGGCTGCAGCCGCGGCCGCTGCAGCCGTTGCTACACAGAG TTCACCCACCCTACCGCCCAGCGGCTATCGCAGCTCTGTGCCGCCACCAGCCAGCAGTCCGCAGCCTCCAGTCGCTCCCTCCCAGAAGGCCAACACACCCACACCTCTGCAGCGGAGCGTAGTGAACGGATCCATAGAGCCCATCTATGAGAACCTGCCGCAGCGTGCTTCTGGTGGCAGCAGTGGAGCAGCACACGCCGAGGCCATGCGCCAGCGAGCCTCGTCCATACAATCGGCCCCGCCTGGCGTTGTGCCCGTGCCGGCTGCACGGCATGCCAGCACAAACAACGTGGTCACGGTGACGGTGAATGCCCAACCGGACGACGATATCACGCCAAACATGGTGAAGTATGGAGCAGAGCGTTCCGCTATCGCGGAGTTGCAGTTCCAAGAGCCGCAGCTGCCGACTCGCTCCATCCGGGCAGCCAGTGCTGCTCCGGCCATTGGAGTCACTCCTCCGCCCCGCCAACATCGGTCCACAGCGAGCCTAAACAAGTCGACCATCGACGTCATCTCGTCGGCTGGGGACCCACTGCAGCAGCAATTTAGTGCCATGAACCTATCTGCCAACACATCAGCATCCACATCCTCCGTGTTCAACTCGACGCTGGACACCACATCCTCGTCGGCGGCCAGCAAGGATGCGAAGCGCAAAAAGCGCTGGAATTTCCTTGCACGCAGCAAGACCCCTGACAAGCAAAAGTCCGCCACTCTGGGCAGGGAGAAGGCAGCGACAGCAGGTCAGCACGCCAAGCTAGCAGCAAAGCTAAAGCTGGCTCAGGATGATCTCAACCTGCCGCATCGTTGGTCCACCGGTGTCAGCAAGCCGCAGCCAATTTCTGGCAGGTATTCCAAGGATAAGCTG TGCCAAATCCTTAATGAAAAGCTTCAGGACTCGCAGTTATTTATGGAGTTTGAGCGCATACCGAAGCGGCGAGAGCACGCCCTGTACGAGTGTGCCCTGCTGGAGGAAAATGAGCCCAAGAACCACGATCCAAACTTTTTGCCCTACGACGACAACCGTGTGCGCTTAGTGCCATCGATGGAAAATCGACATGGATACGTGAATGCCTCTTATATATCT GCCACTGTGGGAACCAAGCAACGTTTTTACATTGTGGCGCAATCGCCACAAGAGTCGCAGACCATGAACACCTTTTGGCAGTGTGTCTGGGAGGCTGACGTATACTTGGTAGTTCAGCTAACCGAGGACATGAGGTACATTCCCCTGAGCAGTCAACAGCGTCTGGAGTTTGGACAG TTTCAAGTATATCAGGAATTCTCACAAACAACCGACCGATGCACCACCAGCAAGTTGCGCCTCTTTCACGCTCCCTCGCGCCGCTACCGTTCCGTCTGGCATCTGCAGTACGCAGACTGGGCGGAACAGAATTGTCCGCGCGACGTCAACCACTTTTTGGACTTTCTTGAGGAGCTCAACTCGGTTAGACTGGCATCCACGCACGAGGTGCCGCCAGGACACAATACGAATCCTCCCGTTTTGATTCACTGCCTCGAAGGGGGCGGTCGTTCGGGGGTCACACTGACGGCGGATCTTCTGCTTTATACCCTGGACCACAACGAG GACCTGGACATACCGCGGGTCATCGGGCAGCTGCGACATCAACGTGATAGCATTATACCGTCCCTGGCGCAATACAAGTTCATTTACAATTTGCTCATTACGTATTTAAAGCGTACGAGGTTGATATGA